A window of the Sphingobacteriales bacterium genome harbors these coding sequences:
- a CDS encoding ABC transporter ATP-binding protein — MGELKNIIQVQDFSFAYEERLVLKNINLELKPSCFHVILGQNGSGKSTLLRSMAGMLPVQKQKIFIAGHDITEMPLKTRAKTFGLLSQKHKAVFPFSVEDVVMTGRAAFVSFVPKEKDRLIVHQTLEKTGILHLKDRCYTELSGGEQQLVMIARVLAQQAPLLFLDEPTTHLDFYNQEKVLSLIKNLTQEGLSIVAVLHDPSMAFLFGDHFIFLKNGRLVNVPEGKMPWDADFLENIYEMKLEAIPHAERALIVPSNSGK; from the coding sequence ATGGGAGAACTGAAGAATATCATACAGGTTCAGGATTTTTCCTTTGCCTATGAGGAAAGGCTTGTGTTGAAAAACATTAACCTTGAGTTAAAGCCCTCCTGCTTTCATGTGATTCTGGGGCAAAATGGTTCGGGAAAATCCACCCTCCTGCGCTCCATGGCAGGAATGCTGCCTGTTCAGAAGCAGAAAATATTTATTGCCGGCCATGATATAACAGAAATGCCGCTGAAAACCAGGGCTAAGACGTTTGGGCTATTAAGTCAGAAACATAAAGCTGTTTTTCCTTTCAGCGTGGAAGATGTGGTGATGACCGGCAGGGCGGCTTTTGTCAGTTTTGTACCCAAAGAAAAAGACCGATTGATAGTCCATCAAACCCTTGAAAAGACAGGAATTTTACATCTAAAAGACCGCTGTTATACGGAACTTTCTGGTGGAGAGCAGCAGTTGGTCATGATTGCAAGGGTGCTGGCTCAACAGGCTCCTTTACTATTTCTGGATGAACCCACCACCCACCTCGATTTTTACAATCAGGAAAAAGTGCTTAGCCTGATTAAAAATCTTACTCAGGAAGGATTAAGTATTGTCGCTGTTTTGCATGACCCCAGCATGGCCTTTCTTTTTGGCGACCATTTTATTTTCCTGAAAAACGGCAGACTGGTGAATGTTCCGGAAGGTAAAATGCCCTGGGACGCTGATTTCCTCGAAAATATCTATGAAATGAAACTGGAAGCTATTCCACATGCCGAACGGGCATTGATTGTTCCTTCAAATTCAGGCAAATGA
- a CDS encoding iron chelate uptake ABC transporter family permease subunit, translated as NLHSTPLNFVFGGTFLLIIDDFSRTISSFEIPIGVITMLLGAPFFLFLMKKNKIGWEN; from the coding sequence ACAACCTTCATTCCACACCCCTGAACTTTGTTTTCGGAGGCACCTTCCTCCTGATTATTGATGACTTCTCCCGCACTATCAGTTCCTTTGAAATCCCCATAGGGGTGATTACCATGCTGTTGGGTGCTCCCTTTTTCCTGTTTTTAATGAAGAAAAATAAAATCGGATGGGAGAACTGA